A single region of the Salvia splendens isolate huo1 chromosome 18, SspV2, whole genome shotgun sequence genome encodes:
- the LOC121777363 gene encoding membralin-like protein At1g60995, protein MDPEQTFIRVQERFSEMLTPKIRAKLEYFFLLLAITLFCILVVMHANYVQQPGCSSEFSSAQMSDAQLIQIKITSAGLWAHNEPNNQDIDVHNKETSAESEEPTNVDGGGPPHLAANSWLSWISSDAKMVKSQLEFSKTDSDVLESQRENSISSERFKPASDDMVIKASEDVPRNRFFVSPKESLRAAICHIGRKWHGRLSFFLRLARRILGGNHVHFFFEILFYAADILCKAVLSNQSPILMQDVAGINLNFDIPKWLKILHLDRFNSYAVQWLEKRSKAFEPAYLYTMEKGYFLLPEEARSRHGIRTINISISARHNCFGNRWQQLLINRVVGYDTILMNSLLNSPGQGYLFNYQTKEFYNLTYAHEQPESSAKFGDYLVTKCGVLLMSLFVFFTTTMSISFTLRETQTRMLKFTVQLQHHARHRLPTFQLIFVHVIESLVFVPIMIGILFFLFEFYDDQLLAFMVLILVWICELFTLISVRTPISMKFFPRFFLLYFLVFHIYFFSYTYGFSYLALSTSAAFMQHLVLYFWNRFEVPALQRFMQNRRSHFQHHPDFHITSSTILASTLRITRLNTRNPGAVNTDMASAPVARGGGTPRNAAAGPEEQPN, encoded by the exons ATGGATCCGGAGCAGACCTTTATACGGGTGCAGGAGCGCTTTTCTGAGATGCTCACCCCCAAAATCAGAGCTAAGTTGGAGTACTTTTTCCTCTTATTGGCCATCACCCTCTTCTGTATCCTCGTTGTTATGCACGCCAATTATGTTCAGCAG CCTGGCTGTTCCAGTGAGTTCTCTAGTGCCCAAATGTCTGATGCTCAGCTTATTCAGATTAAG ATCACCAGCGCTGGCTTGTGGGCTCATAATGAGCCCAATAATCAGGACATAGACGTTCATAATAAAGAAACGAGTGCTGAAAGTGAGGAACCTACCAATGTGGATGGCGGAGGTCCACCTCATTTGGCTGCAAATTCATGGTTGAGCTGGATAAGCTCTGATGCAAAGATGGTGAAATCTCAACTAGAATTTTCGAAGACTGATAGTGATGTTTTAGAATCCCAAAGAGAAAATTCTATCAGCAGTGAAAGGTTTAAGCCTGCATCTGATGACATGGTGATAAAAGCCAGTGAAGACGTGCCCCGCAATAGGTTTTTCGTTTCGCCAAAGGAATCTCTTAGGGCGGCTATATGTCATATTGGTAGAAAGTGGCATGGCCGTTTGTCTTTCTTTCTGAGATTAGCAAGGCGAATTCTTGGAG GAAACCATGTGCACTTCTTTTTTGAGATATTATTTTACGCGGCAGACATACTTTGCAAAGCAGTTCTAAGTAACCAGAGCCCCATACTCATGCAGGATGTTGCTGGTATTAATCTGAATTTCGATATTCCAAAGTGGCTAAAGATCTTACATTTGGACAGGTTCAACTCCTATGCAG TGCAGTGGCTAGAGAAGAGAAGCAAGGCATTTGAACCAGCTTATTTGTATACAATGGAAAAG GGTTATTTTTTGTTGCCTGAAGAGGCTAGATCAAGGCATGGAATTCGTACAATTAATATCAGTATTTCAGCTCGACATAATTGCTTTGGCAACCG GTGGCAGCAGTTGTTGATAAACAGGGTTGTAGGATATGACACTATTTTGATGAATAGTTTATTGAATTCACCTGGCCAAG GTTACCTTTTTAATTACCAAACAAAGGAGTTTTATAACCTTACCTATGCTCACGAGCAGCCTGAAAGTTCTGCAAAATTTGGAG ACTATCTTGTGACCAAGTGCGGTGTATTATTGATGTCACTATTTGTTTTCTTCACAACCACAATGTCAATTTCATTTACACTGAGAGAGACGCAGACGCGTATGCTGAAGTTTACAG TGCAGCTCCAGCATCATGCTCGACACAGGCTTCCAACCTTTCAACTGATTTTTGTGCATGTAATAGAATCGCTTGTTTTTGTACCG ATAATGATTGGAATACTATTTTTTCTATTTGAGTTTTATGATGATCAGCTTCTGGCTTTCATGGTCTTGATTCTTGTCTGGATCTGTGAACTCTTCACACTTATCAG TGTCCGTACACCAATATCAATGAAGTTCTTTCCTCGCTTCTTTTTGCTCTACTTTTTAGTGTTCCACATATACTTTTTCTCCTATACATATG GGTTTTCTTATTTAGCTCTCTCAACTTCTGCTGCATTTATGCAACACCTCGTCCTCTATTTCTGGAATAGATTTGAG GTTCCTGCTTTGCAGAGGTTTATGCAAAATCGCAGGTCACATTTTCAGCATCATCCAGATTTTCATATCACATCCTCTACTATCTTGGCGTCAACATTACGCATCACAAGATTAAATACAAGGAACCCCGGAGCTGTGAACACAGATATGGCATCTGCGCCAGTAGCTCGAGGTGGAGGAACGCCTAGAAATGCTGCAGCTGGTCCTGAGGAACAGCCTAACTAA